One window from the genome of Candidatus Synechococcus calcipolaris G9 encodes:
- a CDS encoding NACHT domain-containing protein: MSKQTYSWKRFWCPRSGTINLADGGFLYDPDTEWGKACNPDLVSLEAIADVPCLVLLGEPGIGKSQELENLKAFTDTKICDSSQVLELNLRSCTNLKEDLFKDETFTDWLKGSCHLYLFLDSLDEGILNIPTLAAGLVDELKKSKYQNHIDRLHLRLACRTFVFPAILEEGLKHLWKEANFAIYELAPLRRIDIIEAAKAEGLSSDDFLKEIDQKDVVPLAIKPITLGFLLNTYRKHNGQFPPNQKLYELYLEGCQELCAEPKDKERHPLRSVSHLVPEKRLIVAARIAAITIFANRFAIWLGSRADIPDEDVFLNNLYGDYEKINGSPFEITNKVINEVLDTGLFSSRGLHRMGWAHQTYAEFLAAWYLTQHETPLAQIRNLIFSSEDPNHKLIPQLHETAAWLASMRLDVLQEIIKTDPDVLLQTDVPTDAEIRASIVENLLKQYEEGKLFDRGGNNYHNYAKLKHSGLVEQLRPYICDSSKKVDARDLAIDIAEVCEISELQDELAELALDSTQSIYLRVSAANAICSVGNATTRLKLKPLATERLPEDKDGRLKGYALKAVWPDHLTVEELFQTLTRPKKRNFFGGYQWFINHELVPQLRSEHLVVALDWLKGQGLRCFGHPFEEFGDALLFKAWENFDLPGVAESFTQVALVQWEEHQKIITYNRQLQEQFASSLLHDSKKRRTLIEQAVLAISGTGKDPFFLLSSLTEAILVSEDIFWMLEKLQTSNGEAAQKIWAQLIQWSFNRQNVNQIDAIIVATETNNILQEVFSSYFAPIELNSSQVKKMRVDHLRVEEMQAHRQNPPLLDPPPRERVLQVLEKLESGDLSAWWQLNMEMTLKPDSTHYDNEFELDLTKLPGWQDAEEAIQIRIIEGAKEYVQKQDDVDYDWIGTNTFNRPALAGCRALQLLSTKSSDFLENLPPEIWQRWAPIIIGTRISNQHEDSYLEIARHAYLNASQEFIQTLIALINKENQEHSYLSVIDHLDRCWNEQLKLVLLEKAKDPSLKPKCIGQLLEELLKQGLNEAKDFARSLISLPLSLDENEREKALMASRVLVENSDPSSWSFIWTLIQQDSSFGREILELVAYRYSHGIQLNLAELQLADLYIWLVHEYPYNEDPEHSEMIAYAVTARDGIARLRDSVLSQLKERGTQEACTEIQRLIQELPDITWLSKVLIDAQANMRRNTWKPSTPEQILQLVGSHQITNQNTHIQTGVLIMPGSNNPNLNFGGSVGAVNFNSTVHGDQIGTVHNYTSDQNLVEAFDEIQQIFNLLTQTYPTSTASEQQIVVAEAVKEVQQNPTLMMRVKVGGQAFLFEALQKASDQWWISPFLKAIEAGIKGE, encoded by the coding sequence ATGTCGAAACAGACCTATAGCTGGAAACGTTTTTGGTGCCCTCGATCAGGTACCATAAATCTAGCTGACGGTGGTTTTCTATATGATCCAGATACAGAATGGGGCAAGGCGTGTAATCCAGACTTAGTCAGTTTAGAGGCGATCGCTGATGTTCCATGCCTGGTTCTATTAGGGGAACCCGGTATCGGCAAGTCTCAGGAGCTAGAGAACCTTAAAGCTTTTACAGACACGAAAATCTGCGATTCCAGTCAAGTTTTAGAACTAAACCTTCGATCCTGTACCAATCTAAAGGAAGATCTGTTCAAAGATGAAACCTTTACTGATTGGCTAAAGGGTAGTTGTCACCTCTATTTGTTCCTAGATAGCCTTGATGAAGGGATTTTGAACATCCCGACTCTCGCAGCAGGCTTAGTTGATGAGCTTAAGAAATCCAAATATCAGAATCATATCGATCGTCTTCATCTCCGTTTAGCATGTCGAACGTTTGTATTTCCAGCAATTTTAGAAGAGGGGCTAAAGCATCTTTGGAAAGAAGCTAACTTTGCAATTTATGAGTTAGCCCCACTTCGCCGTATAGACATTATCGAAGCCGCGAAAGCTGAAGGACTTTCTTCTGATGATTTTCTAAAGGAAATTGATCAGAAAGATGTTGTGCCACTGGCAATCAAACCAATCACTTTAGGTTTTTTGCTGAATACCTATCGTAAACATAATGGTCAGTTTCCGCCTAACCAGAAGCTGTATGAACTTTACCTTGAGGGATGCCAAGAGCTATGTGCTGAACCGAAGGATAAAGAGCGTCATCCGCTAAGGTCAGTAAGTCATCTGGTTCCCGAAAAGCGTCTAATAGTTGCGGCTCGTATTGCTGCAATTACAATTTTTGCGAACCGATTTGCAATATGGTTAGGCAGCAGAGCTGATATACCTGATGAGGACGTATTTCTCAATAATCTCTATGGTGACTATGAAAAGATAAATGGAAGTCCGTTTGAGATTACCAATAAAGTTATTAATGAGGTTTTAGATACTGGTTTATTCTCATCCCGTGGGTTGCATCGAATGGGATGGGCACATCAAACCTATGCTGAATTTCTAGCCGCTTGGTATTTGACCCAGCACGAAACACCTCTAGCACAGATAAGAAATTTAATCTTTTCATCTGAAGATCCAAATCATAAACTGATTCCTCAGCTTCATGAAACAGCGGCATGGCTAGCTAGCATGAGGTTAGATGTGCTTCAAGAGATCATCAAAACAGATCCAGATGTTCTTTTGCAAACTGATGTGCCTACTGATGCAGAGATCAGAGCATCTATTGTAGAGAACTTGTTGAAACAGTATGAAGAAGGAAAACTATTTGATAGAGGTGGAAATAACTATCACAACTACGCGAAGCTCAAGCATTCTGGATTGGTTGAGCAATTACGCCCTTATATCTGTGATTCCAGTAAGAAGGTTGATGCACGAGATCTAGCGATCGATATTGCTGAAGTTTGTGAAATCTCTGAGCTTCAGGATGAGTTAGCAGAACTCGCTCTTGACTCAACACAATCAATCTATTTGAGAGTGAGCGCAGCTAATGCAATTTGTTCAGTTGGTAATGCAACTACGAGATTGAAGCTAAAGCCGCTTGCGACTGAACGATTGCCAGAGGATAAGGACGGTCGGCTTAAGGGATATGCTTTGAAAGCTGTTTGGCCAGATCATTTGACAGTAGAGGAATTATTTCAAACTCTGACTCGACCAAAGAAGAGGAACTTTTTTGGTGGCTATCAATGGTTTATTAACCATGAGTTAGTTCCGCAACTTCGGTCAGAACACTTGGTGGTTGCTCTTGATTGGCTTAAAGGACAAGGTCTACGATGCTTTGGACATCCATTTGAGGAATTTGGAGATGCCCTTCTCTTCAAAGCATGGGAAAACTTCGATTTACCTGGAGTAGCAGAAAGTTTCACTCAAGTAGCTCTAGTCCAGTGGGAAGAGCATCAGAAGATTATTACCTATAATAGACAGCTACAAGAGCAATTTGCTTCTTCGCTTTTGCACGATAGCAAAAAACGACGTACTCTAATCGAGCAAGCTGTTTTGGCTATTTCAGGAACAGGAAAAGATCCATTCTTTCTATTAAGCTCCTTAACAGAAGCTATTTTGGTTTCAGAAGATATTTTCTGGATGCTTGAAAAACTCCAAACTTCTAATGGTGAAGCGGCTCAGAAAATTTGGGCACAACTGATTCAGTGGAGTTTCAACCGCCAGAATGTCAATCAAATAGATGCAATTATTGTAGCCACTGAGACTAATAATATTTTGCAAGAAGTTTTTTCATCTTACTTTGCGCCTATTGAGCTAAATTCATCTCAAGTTAAAAAAATGAGGGTTGATCACCTCAGAGTGGAAGAAATGCAAGCGCATAGACAAAATCCTCCTTTGCTAGATCCACCACCCAGAGAACGAGTCCTCCAAGTTTTAGAAAAGTTAGAATCTGGAGATTTATCTGCTTGGTGGCAGCTTAATATGGAAATGACTCTCAAACCTGATAGCACACACTATGATAATGAGTTTGAATTAGATTTGACTAAGCTTCCTGGATGGCAAGATGCAGAAGAGGCTATTCAAATAAGAATTATTGAAGGCGCGAAGGAGTATGTTCAGAAGCAAGATGATGTAGATTATGACTGGATAGGGACGAACACTTTCAACCGACCCGCGTTAGCAGGTTGCAGAGCTTTACAGCTACTTTCGACAAAAAGCTCAGATTTCTTAGAAAATCTCCCACCTGAAATATGGCAAAGATGGGCACCTATCATCATTGGTACTAGGATTAGCAATCAACATGAAGATTCCTATTTAGAAATAGCTAGGCACGCTTACCTAAATGCTTCTCAAGAATTTATCCAGACTTTGATAGCGCTGATTAACAAAGAGAATCAGGAACATAGCTATCTATCTGTGATTGATCACCTTGATAGGTGCTGGAATGAGCAGTTGAAGTTGGTTTTGTTAGAAAAGGCTAAAGATCCATCACTTAAACCCAAATGCATCGGGCAACTACTTGAAGAACTTCTAAAGCAAGGATTAAATGAAGCTAAAGACTTTGCCAGATCTCTGATTTCTTTGCCCCTGTCATTAGATGAGAATGAGCGCGAAAAAGCTCTAATGGCTTCTAGAGTACTAGTTGAAAATTCAGATCCATCCAGTTGGTCATTCATCTGGACACTCATTCAGCAAGATTCATCATTTGGGCGGGAAATTCTTGAATTAGTTGCCTATCGTTACTCACACGGAATTCAGCTAAATTTAGCTGAGCTACAATTGGCTGACCTCTATATTTGGCTAGTGCATGAATATCCTTACAATGAAGATCCTGAGCATAGTGAGATGATAGCTTACGCCGTCACAGCTAGAGATGGTATTGCAAGACTAAGAGATAGTGTTTTATCACAATTGAAAGAACGAGGGACTCAAGAAGCCTGTACTGAAATTCAACGTCTTATCCAAGAACTACCGGATATTACTTGGCTTAGCAAAGTCCTGATCGATGCTCAGGCAAATATGCGTCGCAATACTTGGAAGCCATCCACGCCAGAGCAGATTTTGCAACTTGTAGGTAGTCATCAGATAACCAATCAAAATACACATATTCAGACAGGAGTTCTAATTATGCCGGGATCGAATAATCCAAATCTTAACTTTGGTGGTTCTGTAGGAGCAGTTAATTTCAATAGCACCGTCCATGGAGATCAAATCGGTACAGTACATAACTATACTTCAGACCAAAATTTGGTAGAAGCCTTTGATGAGATTCAGCAGATTTTCAACCTGCTTACTCAAACTTATCCAACTTCAACCGCATCCGAGCAACAGATTGTTGTGGCAGAGGCAGTAAAGGAGGTACAGCAAAACCCAACTTTGATGATGCGTGTGAAAGTTGGCGGACAGGCATTCCTCTTTGAAGCACTGCAAAAGGCTTCAGATCAGTGGTGGATTAGCCCATTTTTGAAAGCGATCGAAGCCGGAATTAAAGGTGAGTAA
- a CDS encoding IS3 family transposase (programmed frameshift), with protein sequence MSQKPRRTFTAEQKAQAVAIVQQSGKPISHVAQEMGLTESALRQWVKQAIIDQGGGNQGALTTQERAELTALRKDLKRVEMERDFLKKAGSLLCTGKFRPYELIDAQKAHFPISLMCQVLKQSRSGYYAWCNRPLSPRGKENETLSQMIQQIQQESRQTYGSPRIQAALAAQGFPISRQRVIRLMANLGINAHLRRKFKGTTDSNHRLPIAENTLDRCFKTDASDQVWVADITYIWTAEGWVYLAVILDLFSRRVVGWSIAEHLRTELVLTALSAALGHRKPSSAGLLFHSDRGSQYASHDYQQALRQANIACSMSRRGNCWDNAVAERFFGTIKTELIHPTVFPNRAIARTTIVEWIEVFYNRKRLHSTLGFLSPAQFEDQYYRSLISPISA encoded by the exons ATGAGCCAAAAACCAAGACGAACATTTACTGCCGAACAAAAAGCTCAAGCTGTGGCAATTGTGCAACAGTCAGGGAAGCCGATCAGCCACGTCGCCCAGGAAATGGGTTTGACAGAAAGTGCCCTACGCCAATGGGTCAAACAAGCAATCATTGACCAGGGTGGTGGCAACCAAGGGGCATTGACCACGCAGGAACGGGCGGAACTGACGGCATTACGCAAAGACTTGAAGCGGGTCGAGATGGAGCGTGATTTCCTAAAAAAAGCCG GCAGCCTTCTTTGCACGGGAAAGTTCAGACCCTATGAGCTAATCGATGCCCAGAAGGCACATTTTCCCATCAGCCTGATGTGCCAGGTCTTAAAGCAATCGAGAAGTGGCTATTATGCCTGGTGCAACCGACCATTATCGCCCCGAGGTAAGGAGAATGAGACATTGAGCCAAATGATTCAACAGATTCAGCAAGAGAGCCGTCAAACCTATGGCTCACCGAGGATACAAGCAGCCTTAGCTGCTCAAGGCTTCCCGATCAGCCGTCAACGGGTGATCCGATTAATGGCAAACTTGGGGATCAATGCCCATCTGCGACGGAAATTTAAGGGAACAACGGATTCAAATCATCGGCTACCGATAGCAGAGAATACCTTAGATCGTTGCTTTAAGACAGATGCCTCAGACCAAGTGTGGGTGGCCGATATCACCTATATCTGGACAGCCGAAGGATGGGTCTATCTAGCGGTCATTCTCGACCTATTCTCTCGTAGGGTGGTGGGATGGTCTATTGCCGAGCATTTGCGCACCGAACTGGTTTTGACCGCGTTGTCTGCCGCCTTGGGACACCGGAAACCGTCAAGCGCTGGTTTATTATTTCACTCAGACCGGGGGTCACAATATGCCAGTCACGACTATCAACAGGCACTAAGGCAAGCTAATATAGCCTGTAGTATGAGCCGTCGGGGCAACTGCTGGGATAATGCGGTCGCTGAACGCTTTTTCGGCACGATAAAAACCGAGCTGATTCACCCCACGGTGTTTCCAAACCGGGCGATTGCCAGGACGACCATTGTTGAATGGATTGAAGTCTTCTACAACCGTAAACGCCTTCATTCCACTCTCGGTTTTCTATCCCCTGCTCAATTTGAGGATCAGTATTACCGCTCCCTAATTTCACCCATTTCCGCTTAA
- a CDS encoding helix-turn-helix domain-containing protein — translation METLEQFIQSNPNPRELKRALAVHMSQQNDTYREIRDVLQVSIGFVSACCQRYQEQGIEGLKLNYWGTQVTMSGKSGQ, via the coding sequence ATGGAAACCCTCGAACAGTTCATCCAAAGCAATCCCAACCCCCGAGAACTCAAACGTGCTCTTGCTGTACACATGAGTCAACAAAACGATACCTATCGGGAAATCCGTGATGTCCTCCAGGTATCCATCGGGTTTGTGAGTGCGTGCTGTCAACGCTACCAGGAACAAGGGATAGAGGGTCTCAAATTGAACTACTGGGGAACCCAAGTGACCATGTCTGGAAAAAGTGGACAGTGA